In one Melospiza melodia melodia isolate bMelMel2 chromosome 5, bMelMel2.pri, whole genome shotgun sequence genomic region, the following are encoded:
- the LOC134418802 gene encoding ADP-ribosyl cyclase/cyclic ADP-ribose hydrolase 1-like encodes MPLQQGSARARQRTVLLVGIAVLLAALVLAVVLASLLTHGRHEVSPQMLKWKDRGTTKNLQEVIVGRCYNYITAQHPELGDKDCLKIWESLKDAFIYKNPCNITPEDYQPLMELASHPIPCNKSLFWSKTNDLVHRYTKSNQNFLTLEDTLLGYMADRVSWCGDPSAPGINYESCPKRNECESNPGSVFWKMASKMFAEAACGVVQVMLNGSVEAGAFRSSSIFGSIEIFNLDPDKVTEVHIWLMQNIGGPQSESCSGQSIQRLINILEERNFKIICEDNYRPVQLLQCVHNPDHTDCRLCTNSSAIP; translated from the exons ATGCCGctgcagcagggctcagcccgggcccggCAGCGCACCGTGCTCCTGGTGGGCATCGCCGTGCTGCTGGCCGCCCTGGTCCTCGCCGTGGTGCTGGCCTCTCTGCTGACCCACGGCAGGCACGAGGTCAGTCCCCAAATGCTGAAGTGGAAGGACAGGGGGACCACGAAGAACTTGCAAGAAGTTATTGTGGGAAGATGCTACAACTACATCACGGCGCAGCACCCGGAGCTGGG AGATAAGGATTGTCTAAAAATATGGGAATCATTAAAAGATGCCTTCATTTACAAGAACCCCTGTAATATCACACCAGAAGATTACCAGCCTCTGATGGAGCTGGCAAGTCACCCTATACCCTGCAACAAG TCACTGTTTTGGAGCAAGACAAACGACCTCGTTCATCGCTATACAAAATCCAATCAGAATTTCCTCACCTTGGAGGACACCTTGCTGGGTTATATGGCTGACAGAGTTTCATGGTGTGGAGATCCCTCTGCCCCAG GAATCAACTATGAATCTTGTCCAAAACGAAATGAATGTGAGAGCaaccctggctctgtgttctggaAAATGGCCTCCAAGATG TTTGCAGAAGCAGCTTGTGGTGTGGTTCAAGTGATGCTCAATGGATCAGTGGAAGCTGGAGCTTTCAGGAGCAGCAG CATCTTTGGAAGTATCGAGATCTTTAACCTGGATCCAGATAAAGTCACTGAAGTGCACATTTGGCTCATGCAGAACATTGGTGGCCCTCAAAG TGAATCCTGCTCAGGCCAGTCCATTCAGAGGTTAATAAACATTCTAGAAGAACGAAACTTTAAAATCATCTGTGAAGACAATTACAG GCCTGTTCAGCTCCTTCAGTGTGTGCACAACCCAGACCACACAGACTGCAGGCTTTGCACCAACAGCTCAGCAATTCCCTGA